TAGAGATCTACAAAGACGCGGATAACAGATTGATACAACTCTGGGTCCATCGTAAAACGCGTGCGATCCCAGTCACAGGAAGCACCAAGTTTTTCCAATTGTTTGAGAATAATACCACCATATTTCTCTTTCCATTCCCAAGCATGCTTTAAGAAATCTTCGCGGGATAACGATCGTTTGTCAATTCCTTGTTCTTTCAACATAGCGACCACCTTGGCTTCAGTAGCGATGGAGGCGTGATCGGTGCCCGGTACCCAACAGGCGTTTTTCCCCTGCATACGTGCTCGGCGAATCAAAACATCTTGAATGGTATTATTTAGCATATGCCCCATGTGCAACACTCCAGTGACGTTTGGAGGAGGCATCACAATCGTGTAAGGTTCACGTTCGTCAGGGGTGGAACGGAAAAATCCGTTCGCTTTCCAATAGCTGTACCACTTTTCTTCAGCTTCTTTTGGATTATAAGTTTTCGCTATGCTCATTTTAAATTTTCTATTCAAACTTTTAAGGAACACAAAAGTAAGTATTTCTATGTTATTTTCCTTAGGTATCAGCTGATCTTGTGCGCAAACAAAAAGAAGCTATCCATCATGTATCGGCAATTCATTCAAACACCATCCTCCTTTAGCAGAAGAGTTTGCTATTGATAGGGTATACTACCTCAAAGGGACTTTATAATTTTTTAATCTTTTATTCATATTACTAAGTAATTAGCCTGTATTTCATGTAAATTAATGTAAATTTGCCTGTTTTATTTTTACGCGAAAGGATGCAACAATTTGCTAAAGAGTTGAGAGCTTTAACACAGTATTTTCTATTCTGGTTAATGATCTGTTTTATAGATAGATTGATTTTTGTTACTGCTTTTTTTGAGAAAATTGGTTTTTCCAATTTTACAGAGGTTTTCAGAATTTACTATCATGGCCTCAATCTGGATTTCTCTGCTGTTTCTTATATATGTGCACTACCGTTCCTTGTGTATTGTATATTAAGTTTTTTTCCAAAGCTCAAACCCAAAAGGCGGTTCTTGGATGTCTATACCATTATTGTGCTGGTTGTTATTTTTTGTGACAAGCTTTATCAATGTCAATATCTACCGGGAATGGGGCGACAAAATCTCCAAGCGTGCGATCGATTCCTTTTTGGCCTCACCTTCAGGAGCTGTAGCTTCGGCAGAAGCCACGCCGGTATTCCTCCCAATCGTCGGCATGGTGATCGGCATATTGTGTGGCTATTTTTTATACCGCTGGATGTTTAAAAAGGTATTCTTTTTCAATATCAAATCTCCGGTTGGTAATATCTTTAAACTGGTCGTCGGAATGTTTGTCCTCTTCACGTTTATTCGAGGTGGTTATGGGCGGGCAACATTAAACCCCAGTAAAGCTTATTATTCGGAAGACACATTTTATAATCATGCGGCAGTCAATACGCAATGGGCTTTTTTACGCGATTTCTTTGCTAAAAATACCAAACTGAAAAACCCATATAATTACTTTAGCGATCAGAAAGAGATCGCAGAGAAACTACGGCCCGCCTTTCAGCATCAGCCCGATTCGGCAGTTCAGGTGCTTTCAACGACTCGTCCGAATGTGGTCTTTATTATGTTAGAAAGTTTTGTCGGCGACCTCATCCAGTCCCTCGGGGGGGAGAAGGGAATTACGCCACACATGGAAGAGTTGATCAAAGGGGGGATTTTGTTTGACCATATTTATTCTGCTGCTGATCGATCTGACAAAGGAATGGTGGCAATATTGAGTGGCTTTCCCGCTCAAGGGCCGGAAAGTATTATTAAATATATTGATAAACATGAAAATATGCCTGCAATTGGGCAAGAGCTCGATCATGCAGGTTACGAAACATCCTTTTACCACGGTGGACAAAGTGAGTTTTACAATTTTAAATCGTATATGCTGACCCATGGGATCGCTAGGGTTGTGGACAATGCTAATTTTGGCTTGGATGCCGAACGTGCCTCGTGGGGGGTATATGACCATGTGGTTTTTAATCGGATGATCAAGGACTTTAAAAAGGAAAAACAGCCTTTCTTTTCGACGATCTTTACCTTGGTCAACCACGAGCCATTCGATTTAAAAAACGGTTATAAGTTTGGCAATGCTACCAATGCAGATAAGTTTAAAAGCACAGCATATTATACGGATTCAGTAGTGTATGACTTTATCTCTAAAGCCAAAAAGGAAGCTTGGTATAAGAATACTCTTTTTGTTATTGTAGCTGATCATGGGCACCGCCTTCCTTCAGAAAAATGGGAGCTATTCCATCCCAATCGTTTTCATATTCCATTGATCTTTTTCGGAGATGTTATCAAGCCCGAGTTTCGGGGGAAAATTTTCAGCAGAATTGGCAATCAGACAGATTTGGCAGCAACGCTATTGACCCAATTGAAACTTCCAACCGAACGTTACCATTGGAGCCGGGATTTATTTAATCCAACCACACCTCAAATTGCCTTTTATAATTCCAAAGATGCCTTTGGAGTGATTACTCCAGAGCAAGCGGTTTCCTTTGATAACGTGGGAAGGATAATCAACTATAGGTCGAACAAGGAATATCCAGTGAGCAAAACAGATAGTTTGTTGAATATCGGTAAAGCGTATTATCAAGACGTATATCGTGAATTTTTAAAATATTAGGACTATGAAATTAAAAGGAGTACTTGCACCGTATTTTGCTGTCGCAATTCGTTTTATCTTTCTTTTGGTCATTTATGCGTTGTTAAGATTGGGGTTTTATGGCATCAATGCCTCCTTATTTCCACACATTGATGCGGGTAAGCTCCTGGTGATGTTTGCCGGGGGTGTGCGTTTCGACATCGTAGCCCTGCTGTATTTGAATATTCTTTATATTGTAATGCTGACTGTTCCGGGACCGTTTAAGGATAACCGGATCTATCAGCAAGTCGCGAAATGGATCTTCGTTGTGGTCAATTCAATAGGAATAGCCTTGAATCTGATTGATTTTGCCTATTATCCCTTTACACTCAAAAGAACTACAGGTACAGTAATCGATCAATTTTCAAATGAGTCAAACTTGGTGAAGCTAGCCTTTGATTTTTGTTTGGACTATTGGTATCTCATCGTACTATTAGCTCTTATCGTGTATGGTCTAATGAGATCCTATCAGTATATTCAGCTGGAAAAGATCACGAATTATAACTGGAAGTCATTTTTGATCCAAGTACCTTTGTTTCTATTGACCGCCTTTCTTTTCATCGGTGGGGTACGTGGGGGCTGGGCCCATAGCACGCGTCCCATTACGTTAAGCAATGCCGGAGATTATGTAGAAACCCCAGAAGAAATGAATATCGTACTGAACACGCCATTTAGTATATTAAAAACATTAAAGGCTGTCAGTCTTAAACCGGTGCATTATTATTCTGACCAAGAGCTTGAGCAGTTATACAATCCCATTCATATACCAAAAGCAGACCAGCCTTTTACAAAGAAAAATGTTGTCGTTCTGATTTTGGAGAGTTTTGCAAAAGAGCATTTTGGTGAATTGAACAAAGATATTCAAGGTGGAAAATACAAAGGTTATACGCCTTTTTTGGATTCATTGATCCGCCATGCGTACACTTTTACAGATACGTATGCCAATGGTCGTAAGTCAATAGATGCATTACCATCCGTGATTACCGGCATTCCTTCGATAGGTGAACCTTTTGTACTTTCCATATATTCGGGAAATGAAACCACGAGCTTAGCAAAGCTGTTGGGTAAGAAGGGGTATGAGACGGCCTTTTTCCACGGCGCACCTAATGGCAGTATGGGGTTTTCGGCTTATATGAAATTGGCCGGCATTCAGCATTATTTTGGTAAGAATGAATATAACAATGATGCGGACTTTGATGGCATATGGGGAATCTGGGATGAACCTTTTTTGCAGTTTGTCGCAAACAAGATCAATACTTTTCATCAGCCATTTTTCGCCAGTTTCTTCTCATTATCCTCCCATCATCCCTTTAAAGTACCCGAAAAATATCAGGGGAAATTTCCCAAAGGACCTTTGCCGGTACAGGAACCCATTGGATATACCGATAATGCACTGCGTGAATTTTTTGCAACAGCATCGAAAATGCCCTGGTACAAGAATACCGTATTTGTTATCTGTGCGGACCATGCTACTGTAAGCTACCTGCCGGAATATCAAACGGCGGCAGGGGGCTTCCAAATCCCTATTATATTTTATGCACCCGGTGATAATCTAGTTGGCAAAGCGGATAAACTGGTA
The genomic region above belongs to Sphingobacterium zeae and contains:
- a CDS encoding LTA synthase family protein translates to MSIPLLCWLLFFVTSFINVNIYREWGDKISKRAIDSFLASPSGAVASAEATPVFLPIVGMVIGILCGYFLYRWMFKKVFFFNIKSPVGNIFKLVVGMFVLFTFIRGGYGRATLNPSKAYYSEDTFYNHAAVNTQWAFLRDFFAKNTKLKNPYNYFSDQKEIAEKLRPAFQHQPDSAVQVLSTTRPNVVFIMLESFVGDLIQSLGGEKGITPHMEELIKGGILFDHIYSAADRSDKGMVAILSGFPAQGPESIIKYIDKHENMPAIGQELDHAGYETSFYHGGQSEFYNFKSYMLTHGIARVVDNANFGLDAERASWGVYDHVVFNRMIKDFKKEKQPFFSTIFTLVNHEPFDLKNGYKFGNATNADKFKSTAYYTDSVVYDFISKAKKEAWYKNTLFVIVADHGHRLPSEKWELFHPNRFHIPLIFFGDVIKPEFRGKIFSRIGNQTDLAATLLTQLKLPTERYHWSRDLFNPTTPQIAFYNSKDAFGVITPEQAVSFDNVGRIINYRSNKEYPVSKTDSLLNIGKAYYQDVYREFLKY
- a CDS encoding LTA synthase family protein; this translates as MKLKGVLAPYFAVAIRFIFLLVIYALLRLGFYGINASLFPHIDAGKLLVMFAGGVRFDIVALLYLNILYIVMLTVPGPFKDNRIYQQVAKWIFVVVNSIGIALNLIDFAYYPFTLKRTTGTVIDQFSNESNLVKLAFDFCLDYWYLIVLLALIVYGLMRSYQYIQLEKITNYNWKSFLIQVPLFLLTAFLFIGGVRGGWAHSTRPITLSNAGDYVETPEEMNIVLNTPFSILKTLKAVSLKPVHYYSDQELEQLYNPIHIPKADQPFTKKNVVVLILESFAKEHFGELNKDIQGGKYKGYTPFLDSLIRHAYTFTDTYANGRKSIDALPSVITGIPSIGEPFVLSIYSGNETTSLAKLLGKKGYETAFFHGAPNGSMGFSAYMKLAGIQHYFGKNEYNNDADFDGIWGIWDEPFLQFVANKINTFHQPFFASFFSLSSHHPFKVPEKYQGKFPKGPLPVQEPIGYTDNALREFFATASKMPWYKNTVFVICADHATVSYLPEYQTAAGGFQIPIIFYAPGDNLVGKADKLVQQIDIMPTILNYLHYDEPYFAFGSDAFKPGKDNFVLNNNAGSYNLYYKDYMMSYDGLKATSFYDLKKDRLMKQDLLKQHPAVLDTMESKMKAFIQQYNNRMIENKLTYKK